AGCTTTTGTAGTTGTAGTTGATCTATTTTTAACATTTCCCACTTTCTTTTTACTTTTGGCACTTGTGAGTTATGTTAATGCATCCGCATGGGTTTTAATAGTAATAATATCAATAACAGGCTGGATGACTACGGCTAGGCTGATTCGTTCTGAGAGTTTTAAAATTACATCTCAACCCTATATTAAAATACTGAATATAGCGGGTGTTTCAAGACTAAAAATATTGTTTAAATATTATGCCCCTATTTTAGCACCCATATATTTTGTAAGTTTTACATTTGGTGTAGGCGGTGCAATTTTAGCCGAATCCGGTCTTAGTTTCTTAGGACTTGGTATTGTAGCACCTCAAATGAGTTGGGGTACAATACTTAGCGGTGGAAAAGATGTGATAGAAATAGCCTGGTGGGTTAGTTTCTTCCCGGGCTTTATGATATTTTTGGTTACTTTTTCTCTTATAAATATATCAAATTATCTTCAACAACTTACAAACCAAAAACAGATTCAAAATTAAGGTAAAACAATGGAAAAGT
The genomic region above belongs to Sulfurimonas lithotrophica and contains:
- a CDS encoding ABC transporter permease translates to MPKFSIAVLVGIFLFSFLGGYFYSLDPYTLYSDKILLEPSLTHLMGTDRLGRDILARIIEGGKISLTIGVGSALIASLIGLFLGSIAGYLRGSVDKAFVVVVDLFLTFPTFFLLLALVSYVNASAWVLIVIISITGWMTTARLIRSESFKITSQPYIKILNIAGVSRLKILFKYYAPILAPIYFVSFTFGVGGAILAESGLSFLGLGIVAPQMSWGTILSGGKDVIEIAWWVSFFPGFMIFLVTFSLINISNYLQQLTNQKQIQN